In the Sediminibacter sp. Hel_I_10 genome, one interval contains:
- a CDS encoding T9SS type A sorting domain-containing protein — protein sequence MKKIYLILICFSIGIMSFAQSTVLVVDATLTTNITNTGSPANTQGVGFTRGSGTLAGPQTGDSYTWGGLGATSEAAAIANDEYLSWSLSADAGYSINATEVSIALARNGANGPTAFRIFYSLDNFATAGIPVSSSSTSSLGYNSNFNNMIKTFNGFNVITADAGTITFRMYAWGGSSENASAYLRIFPISSWDAFGINTTNGSGPGVRVLGAVSDPLDDVLITAESNIIASSYNPSAITDYLTKTATSGLTQANSIKIGEFTIQDGGDDLTDDDDLNTNLSNISFNVSNFSNLAALAIFDGSTNVSEVTSVNATTSFSAINGGAGLTALDNGSKTFSVYATFQSTVTDNQKIALTVNTASTGTNSSQFTNANAGGASTPLVADDNQILVTATVLAFNNQPTSVSVNTVMSPSPTVRAQDSNGNIDLDFNSDITLLPSTAGIFAGAATKTVTAVSGQAIFNNLIFQTGGSGYTLSASGGSLANSSQSSSFNVIAPTGAGWQISQINTEYRVNFDNTVDGVNNGAYAGAGNVTSPSLGQLDSNSWSLSTTTATGASTFNQSNTNAVFTRGISQGDTDLGGFHAFDIDNNDNAGAQNYAFGIQPNNTVFTPGNATLRARNVTGSEVTSVLLQYTVYVNNDKNASNTLRFAYSTSNAGSYTPLTNQAVVSPSTADTEGWVAYDRTIIITGLNIPNDDNGFFYMRWRITDGDSASYDEFAIDDIKVTFNTSVNILYTYDGTNWSPNSPEGSDANGNLIQINTGDIVFSDSSTMADVVNIRPGASLTLSNDAILNVSDELILDSNSQNYSSLDIRNGSIEGTGTLKYNRHVNDLAPQGSTTGGNDLISAPLTSLSQTFGSFRTTDGNNIPSGTIGTDPTTYYLFGPYNNTGTPGYINWTSANDNQVLTPGVGYRSASSSTTSDLFTFTGNVATGDVSVSILNSTSSYNLIGNPYPSFIDPAVFLSLQSNQNIMDEEGIGIYGYDGSAQDGWTVINLANMNSANNIAPGQGFLIFAESNGTILFTPDMITVASNDDFILGRNAVDSHLKLNVTSNSKTYHTDFYFNDNSSLGLDPGYDAALMTIGLPNFYLYSHLVEENNGRSMMIQSLSNEDLNDAIIPLGLKASQGQQVTFSIGESTLDENIDIYLEDNLTNTFTLLNTGDYTFTANSAINGTGRFFLRTSNEALSTIDNTVNSIEVFTNNRSLFVNGQLLEDSNVTIYDIQGRTVFKTQLNGGSSNNQIDVSNLSTGIYVVKLNNSKQDKTQKVIIK from the coding sequence ATGAAAAAAATTTACTTAATACTAATTTGTTTTAGTATTGGCATTATGTCTTTTGCGCAGTCTACTGTTTTAGTCGTAGATGCAACACTTACTACAAACATTACAAACACTGGGTCTCCAGCCAACACTCAAGGCGTAGGCTTTACAAGAGGTAGCGGAACTTTAGCTGGACCACAAACTGGTGATAGTTACACTTGGGGAGGTCTTGGTGCTACTAGCGAGGCGGCGGCGATTGCTAATGATGAATATTTATCCTGGTCTCTATCTGCCGACGCCGGTTATTCAATTAATGCAACTGAAGTGAGTATTGCCTTAGCCAGAAATGGCGCCAATGGCCCTACAGCGTTCCGAATTTTCTATAGTTTGGATAACTTTGCTACAGCGGGAATCCCTGTAAGTTCATCTAGCACTTCTTCACTAGGATACAACAGCAATTTTAACAATATGATTAAAACCTTTAACGGTTTTAATGTTATTACAGCAGATGCAGGTACAATCACTTTTAGAATGTATGCCTGGGGAGGTAGTAGTGAAAATGCTTCTGCGTATCTTCGAATTTTTCCAATATCTAGCTGGGACGCATTTGGTATCAATACGACTAATGGATCTGGTCCAGGAGTAAGAGTGCTTGGTGCTGTAAGTGACCCTCTTGACGATGTACTTATTACTGCCGAGTCTAATATCATAGCCTCCTCTTACAATCCATCAGCAATTACAGATTATTTAACAAAAACGGCCACCTCTGGATTAACTCAAGCTAACTCTATAAAAATAGGTGAGTTTACCATACAAGATGGTGGAGACGATTTAACTGACGATGATGATCTCAACACTAATCTTTCCAACATTAGCTTTAATGTCTCTAATTTTTCAAATTTAGCCGCTTTAGCTATTTTTGACGGTTCTACTAATGTTTCTGAGGTGACTTCAGTAAATGCTACCACAAGTTTTTCTGCAATTAATGGTGGTGCAGGCTTAACTGCTTTAGACAACGGATCAAAAACTTTTTCTGTTTACGCAACTTTTCAATCCACAGTAACTGACAATCAAAAAATTGCTTTAACAGTAAATACTGCCAGTACAGGAACTAACAGTTCTCAGTTTACTAATGCCAACGCAGGTGGCGCATCTACCCCACTTGTTGCAGATGACAATCAGATATTAGTAACTGCTACTGTTCTGGCTTTTAATAACCAACCAACATCAGTTTCTGTGAACACTGTAATGTCTCCTAGCCCTACTGTAAGAGCTCAAGACAGCAATGGAAACATTGACTTAGATTTTAACTCAGACATCACTTTGCTTCCATCTACTGCAGGTATATTTGCAGGTGCCGCAACAAAGACGGTTACCGCGGTTTCTGGTCAAGCTATCTTTAATAATCTCATATTTCAAACTGGCGGTTCAGGGTATACCCTATCTGCATCGGGAGGATCATTAGCTAATTCTTCTCAAAGTTCCAGCTTTAATGTTATTGCACCTACTGGTGCGGGTTGGCAAATTTCTCAAATCAACACAGAGTACCGTGTGAACTTTGACAATACTGTTGATGGCGTTAATAATGGTGCCTATGCAGGTGCTGGTAATGTAACTTCGCCAAGTCTTGGCCAATTAGATTCTAATAGCTGGTCATTATCAACAACAACGGCGACAGGCGCCTCAACTTTCAATCAATCCAATACTAATGCGGTTTTTACAAGAGGAATTAGTCAAGGAGACACAGATCTAGGTGGGTTCCATGCTTTTGATATTGATAATAATGATAATGCTGGGGCTCAAAATTATGCTTTTGGAATTCAGCCTAATAATACAGTATTTACTCCAGGAAATGCAACCTTAAGAGCGAGAAACGTCACAGGAAGTGAAGTGACTAGTGTACTGCTTCAATATACGGTTTATGTTAATAATGATAAAAACGCCAGCAATACTTTGAGATTCGCTTATAGTACATCTAATGCAGGCTCTTATACACCATTAACAAATCAAGCCGTCGTTTCGCCCTCAACTGCCGATACCGAAGGATGGGTTGCTTATGACCGTACTATAATTATAACTGGATTAAATATTCCAAATGACGATAATGGATTTTTCTATATGAGATGGAGAATTACAGATGGAGACAGCGCTTCTTATGATGAGTTCGCTATAGATGACATCAAGGTTACCTTCAATACGTCTGTCAATATTTTATACACTTACGATGGTACTAATTGGTCTCCAAATAGTCCAGAAGGATCAGATGCAAATGGAAATCTAATACAGATCAACACCGGTGATATCGTGTTTTCAGACTCTAGCACTATGGCTGATGTTGTAAACATAAGACCAGGTGCATCTCTAACACTTAGTAATGATGCGATACTTAATGTGTCTGATGAGCTTATCTTGGATTCCAATTCGCAAAATTATTCTAGCTTAGATATAAGAAATGGAAGTATTGAAGGTACAGGAACTCTTAAGTATAATAGACATGTAAATGATTTAGCGCCGCAAGGAAGTACCACTGGTGGCAATGACCTTATATCTGCTCCTTTAACAAGCTTATCGCAGACTTTTGGAAGTTTTAGAACTACAGACGGTAATAACATACCATCAGGAACCATTGGTACTGACCCTACAACATATTATTTGTTCGGACCATATAACAATACTGGTACACCCGGTTACATCAATTGGACTAGTGCCAATGACAATCAAGTTCTAACGCCAGGTGTAGGTTACCGGTCTGCTTCTAGCAGTACAACGAGCGACCTATTTACCTTTACCGGAAATGTTGCGACTGGAGATGTTTCCGTATCTATCTTAAACAGCACAAGTTCTTATAACTTAATTGGTAATCCTTATCCGAGTTTTATAGATCCCGCTGTATTTTTATCTTTACAAAGTAATCAAAACATCATGGATGAAGAAGGTATTGGTATCTATGGCTATGATGGGTCAGCTCAGGACGGATGGACTGTTATCAATTTAGCAAACATGAACTCAGCCAACAATATTGCACCGGGTCAAGGCTTTCTGATTTTTGCTGAAAGCAATGGAACCATTCTATTTACTCCAGATATGATAACTGTAGCATCTAACGATGATTTTATTTTAGGACGTAATGCGGTAGATTCACATTTGAAATTAAATGTGACTAGTAACTCCAAAACGTACCATACTGATTTTTACTTTAATGATAATTCAAGTTTAGGCTTAGATCCTGGTTATGATGCTGCCTTAATGACCATAGGCCTTCCTAATTTCTATTTGTATTCGCATTTAGTTGAGGAAAACAATGGTCGATCAATGATGATTCAATCTTTGTCTAATGAGGACTTAAACGATGCAATCATTCCTTTAGGACTAAAAGCATCTCAAGGACAACAAGTTACATTTAGTATAGGTGAATCAACCTTAGATGAAAATATAGACATCTATTTAGAAGACAACCTAACCAATACATTTACATTGCTTAATACTGGAGACTACACGTTCACAGCTAATAGCGCAATAAATGGAACAGGGCGTTTCTTCTTGAGAACATCAAATGAAGCGTTGTCTACAATTGATAATACCGTAAACAGCATTGAGGTATTTACAAACAATAGATCCCTTTTTGTTAATGGCCAACTTTTAGAAGATTCTAATGTCACTATTTATGATATCCAAGGTCGCACCGTGTTCAAAACACAATTAAATGGTGGTTCATCAAACAATCAAATAGATGTATCTAATCTAAGCACTGGTATTTATGTTGTTAAATTAAACAATTCAAAACAAGATAAAACACAAAAAGTGATTATCAAATAA
- the wecB gene encoding non-hydrolyzing UDP-N-acetylglucosamine 2-epimerase, whose amino-acid sequence MGEIMIRLEEVIAKKFRPDVILVPGDVNSTLAAALTANKLGIPLGHLESGLRSLDRSMPEEINRILVDEITDLYFVTEQSGLENLVKEGKPQDTIHFVGNTMIDTLVAFEDEIASQPVLKDYALENDNFILVTIHRPAAVDHKEGLIKLADLLTQLQFGKTIVFPMHPRTRKNISKFGLQQTFDAIDNLLILDPLDYFSFQSLIHNCCLVLTDSGGIQEETTFKQKPCLTLRPNTERPSTIDIGTNTLLNFNIAQILEEIELVFNGGYKKGQVPKFWDGQATQRILKVLSSM is encoded by the coding sequence ATGGGTGAAATCATGATTCGTTTAGAAGAGGTCATTGCCAAAAAGTTTCGCCCTGATGTCATTTTAGTCCCTGGAGATGTCAACTCTACTTTAGCTGCGGCTTTAACGGCGAATAAATTGGGTATTCCATTAGGGCATTTAGAGAGCGGCTTACGAAGTTTAGATAGAAGCATGCCAGAAGAAATCAACCGTATTTTGGTAGATGAAATCACCGATTTGTATTTTGTGACAGAGCAAAGTGGCTTAGAAAATCTAGTAAAAGAAGGCAAGCCCCAGGATACCATTCACTTTGTAGGAAATACTATGATTGACACCTTGGTTGCTTTTGAAGATGAGATTGCTTCTCAGCCCGTGCTTAAAGACTATGCGTTAGAAAATGACAACTTTATTTTGGTAACCATTCATAGGCCAGCTGCGGTTGACCATAAAGAGGGCTTGATCAAGTTAGCAGATCTGTTGACTCAGTTGCAATTTGGGAAAACTATTGTTTTTCCGATGCATCCAAGAACCCGTAAGAATATTAGTAAGTTTGGACTTCAACAAACGTTTGATGCAATCGATAATTTATTAATATTAGACCCCTTAGATTATTTTAGCTTCCAAAGTCTCATCCATAATTGTTGTTTAGTGTTAACTGACAGTGGAGGTATTCAAGAGGAAACCACGTTTAAACAGAAACCATGTCTCACCTTAAGACCAAATACTGAGAGGCCAAGTACTATAGATATAGGAACAAATACACTGCTAAATTTTAATATCGCGCAAATTTTAGAAGAAATAGAACTTGTCTTTAATGGGGGTTACAAAAAAGGTCAAGTGCCTAAATTTTGGGATGGTCAAGCAACACAGCGTATTTTAAAGGTGCTCTCAAGCATGTAG
- a CDS encoding UpxY family transcription antiterminator, which yields MAWHVLYTKSRNEKKVADLLGKSGLEAYCPVIEQVKQWSDRKKKVTVPLISSYVFVNIEEKDRDKVFLVPGVVRYLFWLGRPAIVRDEEIIALKKGLKGSLSSVEVSDFNVGDVVPIPEGPFRDKEGTVKTVTNNKLQLVLKELGVLITLTKETKL from the coding sequence ATGGCTTGGCACGTGCTATATACCAAATCCCGTAACGAAAAAAAAGTCGCAGATTTGTTAGGGAAATCGGGGTTGGAAGCGTATTGTCCAGTGATTGAGCAGGTGAAACAATGGTCTGATCGAAAGAAGAAGGTCACTGTCCCATTGATTAGTTCATACGTATTTGTTAATATTGAAGAAAAAGACAGGGATAAGGTGTTTCTTGTCCCAGGAGTAGTGCGCTATCTCTTTTGGTTGGGACGCCCCGCTATAGTAAGAGATGAGGAAATTATAGCTCTAAAAAAAGGATTAAAAGGAAGTCTGTCTTCAGTAGAGGTTTCAGATTTCAACGTTGGAGATGTGGTCCCTATTCCAGAAGGGCCCTTTAGGGATAAGGAAGGGACAGTCAAAACCGTAACTAATAATAAATTACAGCTTGTGCTAAAGGAGTTAGGTGTATTAATTACCTTAACCAAAGAAACCAAGTTGTAA
- a CDS encoding UDP-glucose 6-dehydrogenase produces the protein MQKIKNICCIGAGYVGGPTMAVIAQKCPEINVTVVDINEKRIAAWNDENVENIPIYEPGLSDVVKESRGRNLFFSTDVDAAIKNAEMIFISVNTPTKTYGVGKGMAADLKWIELCARQIARVSITDKIVVEKSTLPVRTAEALKSILENTGNGVKFQILSNPEFLAEGTAVEDLMDPDRVLIGGDIDTEEGRTAIQTLVDVYAHWVNKENILTTNVWSSELSKLTANAFLAQRVSSINAMSELCEKTGADVNEVARAIGMDSRIGSKFLKSSVGFGGSCFQKDILNLVYIAKRFGLQEVADYWEQVIIMNDHQKRRFAMNIVESLFNTVSGKKIALLGWAFKKDTNDTRESAAIYVADYLLNEHAEVVVYDPKVKPEQIYADLDYLGTRTEEENRALLTVVNEPYKACKEAHAVAILTEWDEFKAYDWQHIYDAMLKPAFVFDGRNILDINDLKRIGFVAHGIGMTQ, from the coding sequence ATGCAAAAAATAAAAAACATTTGTTGTATTGGTGCTGGTTATGTTGGCGGCCCAACAATGGCAGTGATTGCGCAAAAGTGCCCAGAGATTAATGTGACGGTTGTTGATATTAATGAAAAAAGGATAGCAGCTTGGAATGATGAAAATGTAGAGAATATTCCTATTTATGAACCAGGCTTGTCAGATGTGGTTAAAGAGTCTAGGGGTAGAAACTTATTTTTCTCAACGGACGTTGATGCGGCTATAAAGAATGCTGAAATGATTTTTATATCTGTAAATACGCCAACTAAAACTTATGGTGTAGGTAAAGGTATGGCAGCAGATTTAAAATGGATTGAGCTTTGTGCAAGGCAAATTGCAAGAGTATCTATCACCGATAAAATTGTTGTTGAAAAATCAACCTTACCCGTAAGAACTGCAGAGGCTTTAAAGAGTATTTTAGAAAATACCGGTAACGGGGTTAAATTTCAAATACTGTCAAATCCTGAATTTTTAGCAGAAGGTACGGCAGTGGAAGACCTCATGGATCCAGACCGTGTACTTATTGGTGGCGATATCGATACCGAAGAGGGAAGAACCGCAATCCAAACGTTGGTAGATGTGTATGCGCATTGGGTCAATAAAGAAAATATTTTAACCACTAATGTCTGGTCATCAGAGCTTTCAAAGCTCACAGCTAATGCCTTTTTAGCCCAGCGGGTATCAAGCATCAACGCTATGAGTGAACTCTGTGAAAAAACAGGAGCAGATGTTAACGAGGTAGCTCGTGCCATTGGGATGGATTCCCGTATAGGTTCTAAGTTCTTAAAATCTTCAGTTGGTTTTGGGGGCTCTTGTTTTCAAAAAGATATCCTGAATTTGGTATATATCGCCAAGCGTTTTGGATTGCAAGAGGTGGCAGATTATTGGGAGCAGGTTATAATTATGAATGATCATCAAAAGAGACGCTTCGCAATGAATATTGTAGAATCCTTATTTAATACCGTTTCCGGAAAGAAAATTGCACTTTTAGGATGGGCATTTAAGAAAGACACAAACGATACTCGAGAATCTGCAGCCATCTATGTAGCAGATTATTTGCTTAATGAGCATGCTGAGGTGGTGGTTTATGACCCAAAAGTAAAGCCAGAACAAATTTACGCAGACTTAGACTATTTAGGAACGCGTACCGAAGAGGAAAATAGAGCGCTTTTAACCGTAGTTAATGAACCTTATAAGGCTTGTAAAGAAGCTCATGCCGTTGCGATACTTACAGAATGGGATGAATTTAAAGCTTATGATTGGCAACACATATACGATGCCATGCTAAAACCTGCTTTTGTATTCGACGGCAGAAATATTTTGGATATCAATGACTTAAAACGGATTGGATTTGTAGCTCACGGGATCGGTATGACCCAATAA
- a CDS encoding sulfotransferase, which yields MNFLQVKMACKKVFQAINIQRKPLIFCISFQRTGTTSVGRFFHDHNFSVATSHTSVKNGWTSNWFKGDYKSIFNSLDFKSNQVFEDDPWWCLDFYKFLFHRFPGSKFILLERDPDKWFNSMMTHSDGKSLGNTFIHSHLYRREKEFYSLSTDIELYNKKTDNLLKLSEEHRAHYIEIYKLRIREVKDFFKYFDQDRLFCGDLEDSEKWKKMGSYFGFRVEPSYKVHIKSPIIPQNE from the coding sequence ATGAATTTTTTACAAGTTAAAATGGCATGTAAAAAAGTATTTCAGGCGATTAATATTCAAAGAAAGCCTTTAATATTTTGCATTTCCTTTCAGAGAACGGGTACTACTTCTGTTGGGCGTTTTTTTCATGATCATAATTTTAGTGTAGCAACTTCTCATACATCCGTAAAGAATGGTTGGACTTCAAATTGGTTTAAAGGGGATTATAAGAGTATTTTTAATTCTTTAGATTTTAAATCAAATCAAGTATTTGAAGATGACCCATGGTGGTGTTTAGATTTTTATAAATTTTTATTTCATCGGTTTCCTGGCTCAAAATTCATCTTGCTAGAACGTGACCCAGATAAATGGTTTAATTCAATGATGACTCATTCTGACGGAAAATCCTTAGGAAATACATTCATACATTCACATCTTTATAGAAGAGAAAAGGAATTTTATAGTCTTTCTACTGATATAGAACTGTATAATAAAAAAACAGATAATTTACTCAAACTTTCCGAAGAACATAGAGCACACTATATTGAAATTTATAAGTTGAGAATTCGGGAAGTAAAGGACTTTTTTAAATATTTTGATCAGGATAGACTGTTTTGTGGAGATCTTGAAGATTCTGAGAAATGGAAGAAAATGGGCTCGTACTTTGGATTTAGGGTAGAGCCCAGCTATAAAGTTCATATAAAGTCACCGATCATCCCACAAAATGAATGA
- a CDS encoding lipopolysaccharide biosynthesis protein, protein MSDNLGARSTIAFGWALGGQFSNQIIGFVITLVLARLLTPEEFGLASLVMVVNLFGQIFIDAGISSGLIRKKELNNTELSSFFFLNIFVGLLLMFLVYVTSAYIALLFESESLRPLLQLSSLQFFISSLGLMPMIFLKRDINFRFLSQLDVGINVSSGIITILLAYGGFGVYSLIFRSIISGILNASFLWRQTSWRPSWVFSYESIKPTLNYSTGILGLEIVGTLFDNFSTILIGKVFSVSTVGIYNRAANTRGLVLKNFGPLFNKVFFPVLSKIQDDEVRLQSYYLKAIQMVSLLVVFAMAMLFLFSDTLIYYLYGKQWMGSAPMLKILAIAGLVLPISNINLNLFMVKGKSRFLMGFTMGKNIFGTVVMLVAIKFGMTYFLYSLVCIAYIFFFLNIFVVYKKLNFPIQPQITAFTSKLIPALILVSLIELFILPNEVSLTYTLLIAPIFSSLYFVIVFLIDKELYFLIKNMITPKFIQLKAKLSRLF, encoded by the coding sequence ATGTCAGATAATTTAGGAGCTAGATCAACTATTGCCTTTGGCTGGGCCCTGGGAGGTCAATTTTCCAATCAGATCATTGGTTTTGTAATTACTTTAGTACTGGCAAGACTTCTCACACCAGAGGAGTTTGGTCTCGCTAGTTTGGTGATGGTGGTAAATCTTTTTGGTCAGATTTTTATAGATGCTGGAATTTCATCAGGGTTGATCAGGAAAAAGGAACTTAATAATACTGAATTATCCAGTTTTTTTTTCCTTAATATTTTTGTAGGGCTCTTGCTCATGTTTTTGGTATATGTAACCAGTGCATACATCGCTTTACTTTTTGAAAGCGAATCTTTAAGGCCTTTATTGCAACTGAGTTCGCTTCAGTTTTTTATTAGTTCATTGGGATTGATGCCTATGATTTTTTTAAAACGTGACATCAATTTTAGATTTTTATCTCAACTAGATGTCGGTATAAATGTGTCCTCTGGAATAATTACCATATTATTGGCATATGGCGGCTTTGGAGTATATAGTCTCATTTTTCGAAGTATCATTAGCGGTATTTTAAATGCTAGTTTTTTGTGGCGACAAACTTCCTGGAGACCTTCATGGGTTTTTTCCTATGAGAGCATTAAACCAACTTTAAATTATAGTACTGGCATTTTAGGTTTGGAGATAGTGGGAACTTTATTTGATAATTTTAGTACCATATTAATAGGAAAGGTTTTTTCAGTATCTACCGTTGGTATTTATAATAGAGCCGCCAATACAAGAGGCTTAGTATTAAAGAATTTTGGACCTTTGTTTAATAAGGTGTTTTTTCCAGTACTTTCCAAAATACAGGATGATGAAGTACGATTACAATCCTATTACCTCAAAGCAATTCAAATGGTATCATTGTTAGTCGTTTTTGCTATGGCCATGCTGTTTTTATTTTCTGATACCTTGATATATTATTTGTATGGAAAACAATGGATGGGGTCTGCTCCAATGCTTAAAATATTGGCTATTGCAGGTTTGGTACTACCAATCAGCAATATAAACTTGAATCTTTTTATGGTTAAGGGAAAATCGAGATTTCTTATGGGTTTTACAATGGGCAAAAATATTTTTGGTACAGTTGTTATGCTTGTAGCAATTAAATTTGGGATGACGTATTTTTTGTATAGTTTGGTGTGCATCGCATACATATTCTTTTTTTTAAACATATTTGTGGTTTATAAAAAACTGAATTTTCCAATACAACCTCAAATCACGGCATTCACTTCTAAACTTATTCCAGCGCTTATACTAGTATCGCTCATAGAATTATTTATTTTGCCAAATGAAGTATCCTTGACTTATACGCTTCTTATTGCCCCAATATTCAGTAGCTTATATTTTGTAATCGTTTTTCTAATAGATAAGGAGCTTTATTTTTTAATTAAAAATATGATTACCCCTAAATTTATACAACTAAAGGCTAAGTTATCACGTCTTTTTTAA
- a CDS encoding DegT/DnrJ/EryC1/StrS aminotransferase family protein — MIPVTQPFLPPKNELYALLDEVYDRNWLTNNGPLVNLLEAELPKYLNYKGHFSYVNNGTIALQIAIKALELTGEVITTPFSYVATTSSIVWEGCTPVFVDIDKASCNIDPKLIEAAISSKTSAILATHVYGNPCDVEAIDRIAKKHDLKVIYDAAHCFGTIYKGRSIFEYGDISTTSFHATKLFHTVEGGAIFTNNNELAHKISYMRNFGHNGQEAFWGVGINGKNSEFHAAMGIANLKHANKILEKRKEQWLRYRDGLSSRLTVLELIDEPGFNFAYFPVFFKTEAELLEKKRVLEANQIYCRRYFYPSLNTLNYTSQKESFEVSETSSKVVLTLPLYDKLSKEDQLLIIKILLK, encoded by the coding sequence ATGATACCAGTAACTCAACCCTTTTTACCACCAAAAAATGAATTGTACGCTCTACTAGATGAGGTGTACGATAGAAATTGGCTCACAAATAATGGCCCATTAGTAAATCTTTTGGAGGCAGAACTCCCAAAATATTTAAATTATAAAGGACATTTTAGTTATGTCAACAATGGTACTATCGCGCTGCAAATTGCGATAAAAGCTTTAGAACTTACGGGGGAAGTTATCACAACCCCTTTTTCTTATGTAGCTACTACCAGTAGTATTGTTTGGGAAGGCTGCACGCCCGTATTTGTTGATATTGATAAAGCATCTTGTAACATCGACCCTAAGTTAATAGAAGCTGCTATTTCATCTAAAACATCCGCTATTTTAGCAACCCATGTATACGGTAACCCTTGCGATGTTGAGGCGATAGATAGAATTGCCAAAAAGCATGATTTAAAAGTGATTTATGATGCTGCCCATTGTTTTGGAACAATCTATAAAGGGAGATCCATATTTGAATATGGAGATATAAGTACCACAAGTTTTCATGCCACCAAGTTATTCCATACGGTAGAAGGTGGAGCTATCTTTACCAATAACAATGAGTTGGCACACAAAATAAGTTACATGCGTAACTTTGGCCATAATGGCCAAGAAGCATTTTGGGGTGTAGGGATTAATGGTAAAAACTCTGAGTTTCATGCAGCCATGGGAATTGCTAATTTGAAGCATGCAAATAAAATTTTAGAAAAAAGAAAAGAGCAGTGGTTAAGGTATAGGGATGGCTTAAGTTCTAGACTAACAGTTTTAGAGCTTATTGATGAGCCAGGTTTCAATTTTGCTTATTTTCCAGTGTTTTTTAAAACGGAAGCTGAGTTGCTAGAGAAGAAAAGGGTGCTAGAAGCTAATCAAATCTATTGTAGACGCTATTTTTATCCAAGTTTAAATACTTTAAATTATACAAGCCAAAAGGAGTCTTTTGAGGTTTCTGAAACAAGTTCAAAAGTGGTACTGACTTTACCTCTTTATGATAAGCTGAGTAAGGAGGACCAATTGTTAATTATAAAAATTCTTCTCAAATGA
- a CDS encoding glycosyltransferase, translated as MQQPIVSVCVITYNHQAFINQCLDGIIEQQTNFDYDIVIGEDCSTDTTASIIKEYARVHKHINFLDNSKNLGAIPNFIRTLKACKGKYIAFCEGDDYWIDRNKLQKQVDFLEQHPKYGGVCGEIISRDVDNQIEESHPLKQEGIITFEEIIVKNKIHSNTILFRSNLLNVEDLNAIMEISVGDWYLHLLVTKKKPYYYLPDYFALYRIHDLGIFSKKSDFYKSYQKVRLLNIFLKNECDSQNSYLVKESLQYQVFQALKESTKEDKKELKELFSILLNHKILKMNRSVIGGAINLIK; from the coding sequence ATGCAACAACCAATCGTATCAGTTTGTGTAATTACTTATAACCATCAGGCTTTTATAAATCAATGCCTAGATGGTATTATCGAGCAGCAAACTAATTTTGATTATGACATTGTAATTGGTGAAGATTGTTCTACTGATACTACAGCTTCCATTATTAAAGAATATGCAAGAGTACATAAACATATTAATTTTTTGGACAACTCAAAAAATTTAGGTGCAATACCTAATTTTATTAGAACCTTAAAAGCTTGCAAAGGAAAATACATTGCATTTTGTGAAGGTGATGATTATTGGATAGATAGGAATAAGCTTCAAAAACAGGTGGATTTTTTAGAGCAACATCCAAAATATGGCGGTGTTTGTGGAGAAATTATAAGCAGGGATGTAGACAATCAAATTGAGGAAAGTCATCCACTCAAGCAAGAAGGAATTATTACTTTTGAGGAGATTATCGTAAAAAACAAAATTCATTCAAACACAATTCTATTCAGAAGCAATCTTTTAAATGTAGAAGATTTAAATGCAATAATGGAAATTTCAGTTGGAGATTGGTATCTCCATTTATTAGTGACCAAGAAAAAACCTTATTATTATTTACCTGATTATTTTGCGCTTTATAGAATTCATGATTTAGGAATATTTTCAAAAAAATCAGATTTCTATAAATCTTATCAGAAAGTACGACTTTTAAATATTTTTTTAAAGAACGAATGTGATTCACAAAATTCTTATTTAGTTAAAGAATCATTGCAATATCAAGTTTTTCAAGCCTTAAAAGAATCAACTAAAGAAGATAAAAAAGAATTGAAAGAATTATTTTCCATACTTCTCAATCATAAAATTTTAAAAATGAATCGCTCTGTTATTGGAGGTGCAATCAATTTAATAAAATGA